GTTCCCTGTCAGGCATCACGTATGCCAGGAAGCcctgaaatatatttaatttgtaacaCTTTGCTGGGTCCCATGCCTGGGATAATactaatgatgatgatggctttagtgggaaaatttattttcccgGCTGTCAACTTTGGGTTAGCCCTTCGAGGTTTATGTTCGAATTATGTGTCGAATAGATTTTctgtgtatttaaaaatacaatttgacCTAAACACTACATTTTAGTAAGAGAAAAATACATGCCAAAAAGCCTCATAAAAGTCATCCCGAATTCGAGTTTCCTCTGCAAAAACTTTGGTTTTCACTCTGTGAAAGTCCGAAGcagtttaaatttgtttaattttgttagGCGCCAGCCATGGGGCGATGATGGCTTTGGCCGGGAAATTTATTCCGGCTGTCAACTTCGGGTTACACCTGCGTGCTATATGTCCCCGGTCACAAATAATTTTGAGTGCAAATAGCAAGGAAAAACCGGCGGGGCCGGCCGAAGATCGTGAGCAGTGGAGCCGCATGAAATATGACTAGAAAATATGCTccactaataaatataatgtggatgaaaaacaaagaaagaGGAAAACGTGTCAGGCAGTCTGCAACTGGGCTTGGCTTTTGTGACAAACGAATGAGTTACGTCTGCCTTTGTTATTGATGGTAACAAAATAATGGAGTGTTTGGATTTTGaaagttttaattgaaacaattttaagaCCTTTTAACTTTACCTTATTTTcccttattttaaaatttgttttattgcattatcgtactatatttttattgttttaaattattatttatcgtGTCTTATCACGtgccataaatatttgatttaaaaggTGTCACCTAACTTCGATACACTATAGTTAACGTAACCCTCAAAATATACAGCCAATTCATATCAAACTGCAATTGCCCAAAGCAATTCAAAATCTCTTATTTTTCTGggccataaaaacaaaacagcccAAAGCAAATGGAATTCCGCCTCCTATATCAACCAACATATAATGGCAAATGCATatatgtttaataaatttattgccaCATATTTTAATGTCACTCCGCCACATTCTCTGGCCAAAGACCggggaaatatttaattcaactGTGTGTCTATGTCTGTGGATGCGGTGGGGCAATTAAATCGCCCACAACCACCTCcgcgcccaccacccaccgcccgcCGAAAAATTCACCGTGCACCCGCACATACGCACTTGTCTATATGGATGAGATGAGATATACGTATAGACGCAGACGCGATCGGTGCCCAGCAGGCGGAGAAGACGCCATCACCATTGCCATTCCGGCGTCGTGCGTCGAAGAATTTAAACGTTGACCTcgcggaaaataaaaaagaaaattcggaaaacataaattttgaGGAAAAAAGCACGGGCCGAATGTATGCGGTGTTGGGAAAATAAATGATGAAAATGTCATTAAAAAGTCGCGAGGCAACCAAGGCAACCACTAGCCACACAAAAAACGCACACGCGAGCGCAAAAAGCCATAAACACAGTCAGGCTTCAATAactcaatttatgaaattCGAAATTAGCTAGTAATCATTTAATGGGTTCTTAAATGTAAGGTATTGTTAGGAATGGCCTTTATTAATAGGATTTTCGAATACCTTACTCTTTTAAATCTGATTGGAGTTCTCCTCGCGTGAGCTCCACTGTATATTCTAAACATTGTCATCCTCGCTTGAAGTGGCACCTGAGGTTCTAGTTCCCAGCGCTACTGCGTTGTTTTTGCCCAGCCGCGAGTTCAAAGGACTTGCATAGGAAATGACCAAAGACCAGGCCGGGCCCGGATGAACTTCACCCTCTTCGAGGGGACACGAGGCCTACGAAGGACGAGGTTTGTTGGCCCGAGACACGCAACTTTAGGGCTCAGCGTTTTGTTGCCGGGCAGCCGAATCGGGTTTATTAACCCCACAAGGCGCACTTTTCACCTGCCCCGGTCGCTCCCGGTAGTCCTGCCTTTGTCCCTGCAAGCCGTTTTGGCAGGACTCACAGGACTACTCGCACTTCACGCTCGCTTAAGTGCTGACCCACATATCCTGGATTAGGGGTTGCTCGGCTTGTGGAGGGCGTTACCCTGGTTTACACCTGATCCCGCTGATAGCGGGCCtgacaataaattaaattcacgTTACGTAAATGGTTTTggttatttaatttgattgcAGCTCTAATTGTGCGTTTCTTGACAAAGCGCTACATCGGGGAGTACGATCATCAGACTGAGAATCGCTACAAGCACGAGGCGATGGTGGATGGCGAGCCGGTGCTGTTCGAAATACTCGACACATGCCCCAAGGTGGGTGAAtcaatattatataaaaatataaaatatgaaaaattattctgtaatattgaaaatatactTCTTTCCAGGCCGAGGACGAATACCCCAATGCAGCCGAGCTCGTCCAGTGGGCCGATGGCCTGCTGCTGGTCTACTCCATCACAGATCGCAAGAGCTTCAACTACATACGCCGCGCCAAATCCGATCTGCAGTCCGACACTCCCGTCCAACTGTGCGCCAACAAGGTGGACATGGTGCACTTGCGCCAGGTGAGCCGCGACGAGGGCGAAATCCTGGCCAAGGACTTCGAGTGCAAGTTCAGCGAGGTCTCCGCCGCCGACCATGTGGACCAGGTGGCCGAGGTCTTCAACGAGCTGTGCAAGGAGGTGCTGGCCTCCAAGCGCAAGTCCAAGCAGAGTCTGCTCGAGAGGATGCTCGGCGGAGCACGGCCCTACAGCCGAGGGAAGAGCGACAGCAATTTGCCAAAAGACTGACAGCGGTGATGGTTGACGAtcttaatgtaaataaatgtaaatttttattaaaccaaagtaaatttttaaatttattaatggTCTTTTTCTTATGTATGAAGAAAGCTTCTTGAGCTTTGATCGTTTTCTCTCAAACATCAATGAACtgactttttaaaaaataacaatattttttaatgcgctttttagttatttttcgAATAAAAGGAAATGCATTTAACAACACTTAGCTTTTGACAGTGATCAAGTAACTGTACAAGCTTTGAAAATCATTAGTTCAATGAGTGGCGCCCCCaatgtatatgtaaaatatGTGTAAATTGTatgtcaaaataaaatatgagtctatattataagtaaaataaagagagattgtaagtaaaaaaaaaaagagggaatTGAAAGTCGGAAGTACAGTTCCGCGTCTTTTCCGGTGACTTTCCGGAAAAGCACTGCACAACACTTGGGAATACAAGGGCAAGGTTGAAGGACAGCCCCATATGTTTAAGATACTACAAAAGATAAGTGTCCCCAAAAACATTTGAAACACATTTTtctggcaaaacaaaaaatgttttattaaaattaaggcaataaaatataacatctttataagtatatatatcaGCTAATGTTTTCATTCATAAACAGatatatttgtaaattttaacatttaatgaCTCGataaaaatttgataaaaatttataagtgattataaactaaaataaataaatgaaacaaGAATAAACTTTAAATCCCTTGCAAATAAAGCTACTTTTTGAAGTTCATGCTTTAGAAGGGGAACTGTACTTCAAGAGACACAAGTTTGAAATAACTTGAACTGCAATTTAACTAGATAAAACCCACTATTAACTAAGAATGTGCCACATCACTACTTACTAGATGATCCCTATCCCAGTAGCGACCTTTGGTGCCTCCACCAACTTTGGGCAAACTTCCGCTTTCATGGCGCGTGTTTTTAATTAGCCAAAGTCAACAAGTGGTCCAGTGGAGCGTGTAAACCTACTTAAGACTTTCGGCTCCAGACTCCATATGCAGCTCCAGATGAGGCTGGCAAACAGATCACTTTGTATTCACTTGTTGACATTGCGTCAGCTCTCTATCTGCGTGCCCCACTGTCACCCGCTTTGTTTGCCCAGCTAAAATCACAATATTGACACCACTCGTCAATGGGAGCCGTGGTGACGATGATGCGCAGAATCAGGCCCAAATCAAGTCGATTCCAATCGCGTGCCGCTGGCTGGTGTGCAATCATTATCGCTCATACGCCCCGTCGACCAGCTGGCTGAATGCCTTTAGAGCCAGACAGGGCGGCTGCTTGGCAACCTGCTAATGGGAAATTATATGCACGATTTTCTTGCAATTGTTTAACAACATTGACGGCTTCGGGCATGAAATCTCACAGGTTTTCTCCACTTACTTTTAGTACTCATGTATCTCCGCTGCCTGGTTTTTTCTCCCTGCAGTTTGGCTTAACAAGCTTCGCatttaaaattctaattttaatttatgatcGAAAGTGGTCTTGGTATCTGGCCCTTAGCTACCGATTCAGCACTTATCTGGGCCGCCAGGTGTCGTAATTCATATTCCGAGTGGCCTGAACTATTTAGCAGTCGCGCAGCTGGCCAACGTGGTCGTAATTGTCTGGCCAATTGGTGCTGTAACCGTTTTTAATTATGGACCCCGTGACATTACTAGCTCTGGAGGAAGGCTTTGCATGCCCCGGGGAAACGAGATGGATTATATATTAGTGGGCCTTAGAGCTTTTTATAAGAGCAATTTGTTCGAACAGGttcataaaacatttaaacataTTGATTAAGATTCCAGATCAATGAACAGCATCTTGggatattttatataaataaagctTGGAAGTAAGAGATACTTCTTGAAGATCACTCCCTTATGAGTAGAAACTGTGCCAATTCCTAGGGAACCCCCCATATAAACCCACAAATCTAATATTTCCCACCGGGGAAAATCTATCTAGTACCACGAATACCTCATCTATAAGTATCGCAGTTATTTATGGATGCATCTCTCACGCCCCTAAATATTCATAAGACCAGCTGTTCCAGCATGGATATGCAAATGCGGGCTTGGAGGAGGAAAAAACACCCTCCCAACCCCTGGAGATCGACGGGGTGGAAACCTGTTCGCACTCTAATTAGCCCGAGAGCTATTGCGATCATAAATGCTcgatcatttaaattaaaaccggCCAACAGGTGCGCCTCTGGCCAAAGACCCGCGTAGTTGGCAGTGGGCTGGCTAACGGTTTGGCTGCAGATATTCACACCTCCAGCAAAGAGCCGGGGCTCCAGCTAAGTATGAGAAAGACCAGATTTAGTATCTCTGAAAAGTTCAAGACTCGCGTTTCGGTTGCAATTAATTGGCACGAAATGGCGGCCAGAATGCCAAAGCCAAATGCAGAATTTGGCCATGCCAGCTGTAAGTCATTGACTTTGATACTCGATTAGCCAAAGCCAAATATCAAATACCAAATACTGGTGCCAGCAATAATGGCCGTAGACATGTTCTAGTTAATTCCTTTGGCTACTGTCAAAGCCAAGCTCCAGCTAACCTTGGCTTTTGTATTttgggttttggtttttagttttctcGGTGTGTGTGCTTTTTTTATGCGGCTTTAATTAGCCAAATTTGAAAtgttggcggcggcggcggcggctgtaAATGAAACGTGTTTCGCTCTGCCACTGGCTTTAGTCTTGGTTTTTATCGTCTTATTTTCTTCTCGGCAGTGtaaaaaacttaaacaatTAATGAAAAGTGTTTAATTGCAAAGTGCATTGGGCTTCCGGCAATTATCGCGCCGTTGCCGGTTCAACAAACCCGTGCCAGCCCCGCGTTTCCTGCAACCCTAACCCATTTGCTCAGTGGCCTTGACAGAAGACCATAAGAACCTTATGTGCCGACCGGGCCCAAACTGACCAGCGGCACGTAGTCCGCCGCGTCCGAGTCGGAGTCCGAGTCGCTCTTGGCAATCGAATCAAGTGCAAATGTTTGCCCACGCCAAACTCAACGCTAAGCATTTAGCCAGCCTTTAAACCTGACCCAAATCAGTCGGACAATTACCCGATTACAGCTCCAACAAAAGCCGACTAAAGTTGATAAATGCCCAGCCTTAGCTCCAGCTGAGCTCCGCCgccaattcatattttttagtatcaaGTAATGGCCATAATGGAGATATATCAGCAATTGTCATTAACTATGGAATACCAAGTGCCTAATGGGTATATCGAAGCAGGCCGTTTGTTAGGcatattaatacatttttttcgatATTAAATTTTTCCTCAAATACattaattcaattcaatttataaAGGATTCATTATGAACATGGTTGTTATATATAGGTGTTATGCATATTGTTATATCTAGGTTAATTAGCcagttaaaaattaaattaaattaaaacctaTAACAAGCCTAGTGGTTACATTTACTCACTAAGCTTAAGTGCAAGTTTAGAACGAAActattatacaatttttaatttcctatGAGATTCTagtaattacaattttaattataaattagcTACATATCCCACATAAGTTCTATGACATTAACCCGTGGGAATTCCCAAGACTTGGCTAAAATATTAGCTCAAACCAAGTGTAGAATGGCTTACATTGGCACCATTGAACCGGGAATAAGTAATTCAAATCAGTTGCATATCAAtgcattaattttttaataccaaTAGGTCttcaataataatataccatGAGACTAGTAAATAAACTTCTTTTCAGCGCACCTGCAAAAGATTGTAGGTATTACACTGCCAGACAATGATTAGCTAATATATATCACTCGAGGGAAATCCCGAGCCCTAATTCGCATGAGAGATCGCCCCATTTCGATGATCGACACACCTGCGAGGGCATTTTAGCTTCGATACATCTGTCCCTCATCGTTCTGACTTCTGATTTCATATTAatatcattataattggacgaCAACGTGGGCGTTCCCACGAGTCCACTCCATATCGCCTACATCCGATCGCTGTTGCTGTGCCGCCGCAATCCGAAACTATTAGcacattcaatttaaattcacaCAGCCAATTATTATATCACAATAAACCCATACTCGCAGTCGCAAACGTATTGTAATTGGCATATGATAAATCCGCTCaggtgttatttatttatcagaTTTTTTCCTTTCCACAATTAATATGCTGAGGTAGGTCATGTTTTTAAAACAGCTGTCGCTTTTGATAGTCggcaaaatattaatttaaatactcTGCAAGCCAGCGAGATGTCAATCACAGTCGCAAGCACCGAAAGTTGGACAGATTAAAAATAGTTAGGAAAGAAAAGTTCTACTGTAGTAATTATAGCATGCTCGTGTGCAATTAAAGACTAATTACTGGAGCCcgctaattaaaataaattggcaTAGGTTGAGaatagaat
This window of the Drosophila biarmipes strain raj3 chromosome 3L, RU_DBia_V1.1, whole genome shotgun sequence genome carries:
- the LOC108028775 gene encoding ras-related and estrogen-regulated growth inhibitor isoform X1 produces the protein MTTRGIRRKKSTLTELKIAVIGAPSVGKSALIVRFLTKRYIGEYDHQTENRYKHEAMVDGEPVLFEILDTCPKAEDEYPNAAELVQWADGLLLVYSITDRKSFNYIRRAKSDLQSDTPVQLCANKVDMVHLRQVSRDEGEILAKDFECKFSEVSAADHVDQVAEVFNELCKEVLASKRKSKQSLLERMLGGARPYSRGKSDSNLPKD
- the LOC108028775 gene encoding GTP-binding protein Rit1 isoform X2; this encodes MVDGEPVLFEILDTCPKAEDEYPNAAELVQWADGLLLVYSITDRKSFNYIRRAKSDLQSDTPVQLCANKVDMVHLRQVSRDEGEILAKDFECKFSEVSAADHVDQVAEVFNELCKEVLASKRKSKQSLLERMLGGARPYSRGKSDSNLPKD